The following are encoded together in the Platichthys flesus chromosome 9, fPlaFle2.1, whole genome shotgun sequence genome:
- the lpar3 gene encoding lysophosphatidic acid receptor 3, with protein MENQSCHYNETMRFFYNNSDDEWARKPNQLILVQVVGSLFCCFILFSNSMVIAAVITNKKFHYPFYYLLSNLAASDFLAGIAYVYLMFNTGKVSRNLTVKEYFFRQGLLDVSLSASLANLLVIALERYISVMAFKVHSNLTKRRVTLLIVLVWGISIFMGAVPSLGWNCICNLESCSKLAPIFSRSYLIFWSMSNLVVFLVMVAIYMRIYGYVKRKTSMLTPHTSGSINRKRTPIKLIKTVMVVLGAFVICWTPGLVVLLLDGINCDSCDVMKLKPWLLLLAVLNSVMNPCIYSYKDEEMWTTFKNLLRCIGNGTRRQRSTKANARPLSSAQDTGNSQPPSEEIKNEDQGILET; from the exons ATGGAGAACCAGAGCTGTCATTACAATGAGACCATGCGGTTCTTCTACAATAATAGTGACGATGAATGGGCCAGAAAGCCGAACCAGTTGATTCTGGTGCAGGTGGTGGGCTCGCTCTTCTGCTGTTTCATCCTGTTTTCCAACTCCATGGTCATAGCCGCTGTCATCACCAACAAGAAGTTCCACTACCCGTTCTACTATCTCCTCTCCAACCTCGCCGCCTCAGACTTCCTGGCGGGCATCGCGTACGTGTACCTCATGTTCAACACCGGGAAGGTCTCGCGGAATTTGACAGTCAAAGAATACTTCTTCCGCCAGGGTCTGCTGGACGTCAGCCTCTCGGCCTCGCTGGCTAACCTGCTGGTTATAGCTCTGGAGCGCTACATCTCCGTCATGGCCTTTAAGGTCCACAGCAACCTGACGAAGAGGAGGGTGACCCTGCTCATCGTGCTCGTGTGGGGCATCTCCATTTTCATGGGGGCCGTGCCGAGTCTGGGCTGGAACTGCATCTGCAACCTGGAAAGCTGCTCCAAGCTGGCGCCGATCTTCAGCCGGAGCTACCTGATCTTCTGGTCCATGTCCAACCTGGTGGTGTTCCTCGTCATGGTGGCCATCTACATGAGGATCTACGGCTACGTCAAGAGGAAGACATCGATGCTCACGCCTCACACCAGCGGCTCCATCAACCGCAAGAGGACACCGATAAAGCTTATCAAGACGGTTATGGTCGTGCTTG GGGCCTTTGTGATTTGCTGGACCCCCGGCCTGGTTGTCCTGCTGCTTGACGGCATTAACTGCGATAGCTGCGATGTCATGAAACTGAAaccctggctgctgctgttggccgTACTCAACTCCGTCATGAACCCCTGCATCTACTCCTACAAGGACGAGGAGATGTGGACCACCTTCAAGAACCTCCTGCGCTGCATCGGAAACGGGACCCGGCGGCAGCGCTCCACGAAGGCCAACGCCCGGCCGCTCAGCTCCGCTCAGGACACGGGCAACAGTCAGCCACCGTCGGAGGAGATCAAGAATGAGGATCAGGGAATACTCGAGACCTGA
- the mcoln2 gene encoding mucolipin-2 isoform X2, producing the protein MINCQPERKRTRSILASTWINQSVMELLGRYLERSNSISSVMAQDAVNEEILRDDLRYYFMSPCEKYRTRRHIPWKLGVQILKIVMITTQLILFGLNNQLVVSYKEENTMALKNLFLKDYTGVDEDDYSVAVYTQQGVYESLHYVLDQYRQLGRLTTGPITYPEDEDGHLLPLDMCKEHYKRGSVEPSDEAYDIDAQLETVCTSYDPKNGSLQTLYNSSFFNLDFYRLVDIKITFQLKGINLQTVRSRELPDCYSFYVTITFDNQCHSGKVKIFLDIDTERCACKNWKISGTAQKNTHYLLIFDGFVILVCLTSAVLCSRSIVLAVRLLQRFSRFFHESYNRKVCEEDQKEFLNGWYVLVIVSDLLAIVGTILKMEIQTKNLTSYDVCSIFLGTSTLMVWVSVIRYLGYFQKYNVLILTMKAAFPKVLRFCCCAGMIYLGYTFCGWIVLGPYHEKFEGLSRVAECLFSLVNGDDMFTTFAQLKDKNTLVWLFSRAYLYSFISLFIYMVLSLFIALITDAYETIKNYQKEGFPLTDLHKFLREQKDFPVVEESSQADVHIRNSVLCCCQRVPENDDMVLIS; encoded by the exons ATGATCAACTGTCAACCCGAAAGAAAGCGCACGCGATCAATTCTAGCGTCCACGTGGATCAATCAATCAGTTATGGAACTGTTGGGTCGATATCTGGAGAGGAGCAACTCAATCAG ttctgTCATGGCTCAAGATGCCGTGAACGAGGAGATCCTGAGAGATGACCTAAGGTACTACTTCATGAGCCCGTGTGAGAAGTACAGGACCCGACGACACATTCCCTGGAAACTGGGAGTCCAGATCCTGAAGATTGTCATGATCACAACACAA CTTATCCTGTTCGGCCTCAACAACCAGCTGGTGGTGTCTTATAAGGAAGAGAACACCATGGCCCTGAAGAACCTCTTCCTGAAGGACTACACTGGCGTAGATGAGGACGACTACAGTGTCGCGGTCTACACGCAGCAAGGTGTCTATGAGAGCCTGCATTATGTCCTGGATCAG TACAGACAGTTGGGCCGGCTCACTACGGGTCCCATCACCTACCCCGAGGACGAGGACGGCCACCTGCTCCCGCTGGACATGTGTAAAGAGCACTACAAGAGAGGCAGCGTGGAGCCGTCGGACGAGGCCTACGACATCGACGCGCAGCTGGAGACAG tTTGCACGTCATATGATCCTAAGAATGGAAGCCTGCAGACGCTCTACAACTCCTCCTTTTTTAATCTGGACTTCTACAG GCTCGTCGACATCAAAATCACCTTCCAGCTGAAAGGCATCAACCTGCAGACTGTGCGTTCACGGGAGTTACCTGACTGCTACTCCTTCTATGTCACG ATAACATTTGATAACCAGTGTCACAGCGGGAAGGTGAAAATATTCCTGGACATAGACACTGAGCGCTGCGCCTGCAAGAACTGGAAGATCTCAGGAACAG CTCAGAAGAACACACACTATCTCCTGATCTTTGACGGCTTCGTCATCCTGGTCTGCCTCACGTCGGCCGTGCTGTGCAGCCGCTCCATCGTGCTGGCCGTCAGGTTACTCCAg AGATTCTCCAGATTCTTCCACGAGAGCTACAATCGTAAAGTGTGTGAGGAAGATCAGAAAGAGTTCCTGAACGGCTGGTACGTCCTCGTCATCGTCAGCGACCTCTTGGCCATAGTTGGAACCATATTAAAGATGGAAATACAAACAAAG AATTTGACCAGTTATGACGTGTGCAGTATCTTCCTGGGAACATCCACCTTAATGGTGTGGGTCAGTGTGATCAGGTACCTGGGATACTTCCAGAAATATAAC gtgcTGATTTTAACAATGAAAGCCGCCTTCCCCAAGGTCCTGCGTTTCTGCTGCTGTGCCGGCATGATCTACCTGGGCTACACCTTCTGTGGTTGGATCGTACTGGGCCCGTACCACGAGAAG TTCGAGGGCCTGAGTCGCGTGGCCGAGTGTCTGTTCTCCCTGGTGAACGGTGACGACATGTTCACGACCTTCGCCCAGCTGAAGGACAAGAACACGCTGGTGTGGCTCTTCAGTCGGGCGTACCTCTACTCCTTCATCTCCCTGTTCATCTACATGGTGCTGTCGCTCTTCATCGCCCTCATCACCGACGCCTACGAGACCATCAAG AACTACCAGAAGGAGGGTTTCCCGTTGACGGACCTGCACAAGTTCCTCAGAGAGCAGAAAGATTTCCCTGTGGTGGAGGAGAGCAGTCAGGCAGATGTTCACATCAGGAActctgtgctctgctgctgccaacG AGTTCCAGAAAATGACGACATGGTGCTGATCAGTTGA
- the mcoln2 gene encoding mucolipin-2 isoform X1 has product MINCQPERKRTRSILASTWINQSVMELLGRYLERSNSISSVMAQDAVNEEILRDDLRYYFMSPCEKYRTRRHIPWKLGVQILKIVMITTQLILFGLNNQLVVSYKEENTMALKNLFLKDYTGVDEDDYSVAVYTQQGVYESLHYVLDQYRQLGRLTTGPITYPEDEDGHLLPLDMCKEHYKRGSVEPSDEAYDIDAQLETVCTSYDPKNGSLQTLYNSSFFNLDFYRLVDIKITFQLKGINLQTVRSRELPDCYSFYVTITFDNQCHSGKVKIFLDIDTERCACKNWKISGTAQKNTHYLLIFDGFVILVCLTSAVLCSRSIVLAVRLLQRFSRFFHESYNRKVCEEDQKEFLNGWYVLVIVSDLLAIVGTILKMEIQTKNLTSYDVCSIFLGTSTLMVWVSVIRYLGYFQKYNVLILTMKAAFPKVLRFCCCAGMIYLGYTFCGWIVLGPYHEKFEGLSRVAECLFSLVNGDDMFTTFAQLKDKNTLVWLFSRAYLYSFISLFIYMVLSLFIALITDAYETIKNYQKEGFPLTDLHKFLREQKDFPVVEESSQADVHIRNSVLCCCQRIGDVTQTALAALG; this is encoded by the exons ATGATCAACTGTCAACCCGAAAGAAAGCGCACGCGATCAATTCTAGCGTCCACGTGGATCAATCAATCAGTTATGGAACTGTTGGGTCGATATCTGGAGAGGAGCAACTCAATCAG ttctgTCATGGCTCAAGATGCCGTGAACGAGGAGATCCTGAGAGATGACCTAAGGTACTACTTCATGAGCCCGTGTGAGAAGTACAGGACCCGACGACACATTCCCTGGAAACTGGGAGTCCAGATCCTGAAGATTGTCATGATCACAACACAA CTTATCCTGTTCGGCCTCAACAACCAGCTGGTGGTGTCTTATAAGGAAGAGAACACCATGGCCCTGAAGAACCTCTTCCTGAAGGACTACACTGGCGTAGATGAGGACGACTACAGTGTCGCGGTCTACACGCAGCAAGGTGTCTATGAGAGCCTGCATTATGTCCTGGATCAG TACAGACAGTTGGGCCGGCTCACTACGGGTCCCATCACCTACCCCGAGGACGAGGACGGCCACCTGCTCCCGCTGGACATGTGTAAAGAGCACTACAAGAGAGGCAGCGTGGAGCCGTCGGACGAGGCCTACGACATCGACGCGCAGCTGGAGACAG tTTGCACGTCATATGATCCTAAGAATGGAAGCCTGCAGACGCTCTACAACTCCTCCTTTTTTAATCTGGACTTCTACAG GCTCGTCGACATCAAAATCACCTTCCAGCTGAAAGGCATCAACCTGCAGACTGTGCGTTCACGGGAGTTACCTGACTGCTACTCCTTCTATGTCACG ATAACATTTGATAACCAGTGTCACAGCGGGAAGGTGAAAATATTCCTGGACATAGACACTGAGCGCTGCGCCTGCAAGAACTGGAAGATCTCAGGAACAG CTCAGAAGAACACACACTATCTCCTGATCTTTGACGGCTTCGTCATCCTGGTCTGCCTCACGTCGGCCGTGCTGTGCAGCCGCTCCATCGTGCTGGCCGTCAGGTTACTCCAg AGATTCTCCAGATTCTTCCACGAGAGCTACAATCGTAAAGTGTGTGAGGAAGATCAGAAAGAGTTCCTGAACGGCTGGTACGTCCTCGTCATCGTCAGCGACCTCTTGGCCATAGTTGGAACCATATTAAAGATGGAAATACAAACAAAG AATTTGACCAGTTATGACGTGTGCAGTATCTTCCTGGGAACATCCACCTTAATGGTGTGGGTCAGTGTGATCAGGTACCTGGGATACTTCCAGAAATATAAC gtgcTGATTTTAACAATGAAAGCCGCCTTCCCCAAGGTCCTGCGTTTCTGCTGCTGTGCCGGCATGATCTACCTGGGCTACACCTTCTGTGGTTGGATCGTACTGGGCCCGTACCACGAGAAG TTCGAGGGCCTGAGTCGCGTGGCCGAGTGTCTGTTCTCCCTGGTGAACGGTGACGACATGTTCACGACCTTCGCCCAGCTGAAGGACAAGAACACGCTGGTGTGGCTCTTCAGTCGGGCGTACCTCTACTCCTTCATCTCCCTGTTCATCTACATGGTGCTGTCGCTCTTCATCGCCCTCATCACCGACGCCTACGAGACCATCAAG AACTACCAGAAGGAGGGTTTCCCGTTGACGGACCTGCACAAGTTCCTCAGAGAGCAGAAAGATTTCCCTGTGGTGGAGGAGAGCAGTCAGGCAGATGTTCACATCAGGAActctgtgctctgctgctgccaacG AATCGGTGATGTCACACAAACAGCATTGGCAGCGCTCGGTTGA
- the clcc1 gene encoding chloride channel CLIC-like protein 1 isoform X1, with product MLLALLVCSLVLVSAVGQQANDDWVDPYDMLHYDSTTKSMRKPTEPAHYDNVVTKRREYTEDPSQDELVTFKRQVVDLQKKIEEQKKKISLLSGQPTCNPVFKRFLTRLLKEMQKVGLPTDSSDAFYDAKVGVSQQAITEIQTLLDGDGSFTTGTLDTAVSQILVDLKRHDYEAWKWRFEDSFGVELDTLLKIGLCVMVMMAIICTQLWSTVSWFVQFTRLFAVCFAISIVWNWFYLYKIAFAERQNNLAKMDSVNEKCTGMKKIYWSDSLKEWYRSTWTLQDDPCKSYYEHLIVDPILLVPPTKAISMTITTFITEPMKHIGQGISEFLRALLKDLPVTLQIPVLVTIVLIMVVFVYVCVNAAFLHGITAPLHRRGPPPPGLQQPQQQPQAQIQGVADLEPLTGRDAHQQGPRQQADNGRAHRNPVRQRHPNRPIEKKARVVVETLQSAARSEDETDNEQPEGRREVEQNLTEESDAENQMENKEEPEEAADNRVAAHTAQAKTKTTPKAKPMRVSENRTQDQHSGDDEAPKSQPAGNPPSHTAIKGSLKKKTDHEASAGHGTSPVSVTHVETLGVPVQESCPVPEE from the exons CCAGCTCACTATGATAACGTGGTTACCAAGAGGAGGGAATACACAGAGGACCCCAGCCAGGACGAGCTGGTCACGTTCAAAAGACAAGTAGTGGATCTACAGAAGAAG ATTGaagaacaaaagaagaagatcTCACTCCTCTCAGGTCAGCCGACATGCAATCCAGTGTTCAAGAGATTCCTGACCAGGCTCCTGAAGGAAATGCAAAAAGTTGGTTTG CCCACTGACTCCTCAGACGCTTTCTATGATGCCAAAGTTGGAGTTTCTCAACAAGCCATCACCGAGATTCAGACACTTCTGGATGGTGACGGGAGCTTTACAACTGGTACTCTAGACACTGCCGTCAGTCAGATACTAGTGGATCTTAAACGACATGACTATGAGGCCTGGAAGTGGCGTTTTGAGGACAGTTTTGGCGTGGAGCTGGACACACTATTAAAG ATCGGGCTGTGTGTTATGGTCATGATGGCCATCATCTGCACGCAGCTGTGGTCGACCGTGTCCTGGTTCGTGCAGTTCACTCGACTCTTTGCTGTCTGCTTCGCTATCAGTATTGTCTGGAACTGGTTTTACCTGTATAAG ATCGCCTTTGCTGAGCGACAAAACAACCTGGCGAAGATGGACAGTGTAAATGAAAAGTGCACCGGCATGAAGAAAATTTACTGGAGCGACAGTTTAAAAG AGTGGTACAGAAGCACCTGGACTCTTCAGGATGACCCCTGTAAGAGTTACTATGAACATCTCATTGTTGACCCCATTCTGCTGGTACCTCCAACCAAG GCCATCTCCATGACCATCACAACTTTCATCACAGAGCCAATGAAGCACATTGGCCAGGGGATCAGTGAGTTTCTTCGGGCCCTCCTCAAAGATCTACCTGTTACCCTGCAGATCCCTGTTCTCGTCACAATTGTTCTCATCATGGTG GTatttgtgtatgtctgtgtgaacGCAGCCTTCCTGCATGGCATCACTGCACCTCTACACCGACGGggtccacctcctcctgggctccaacaaccacaacagcAGCCTCAGGCTCAAATCCAGGGGGTCGCGGACCTTGAACCCTTAACAGGCAGGGATGCACACCAGCAAGGTCCAAGGCAGCAAGCCGACAATGGCAGGGCACACAGGAATCCGGTTCGTCAGCGGCATCCCAACAGACCCATTGAGAAGAAGGCTCGGGTGGTTGTGGAGACACTGCAATCAGCTGCCCGTAGTGAGGATGAGACAGACAATGAGCAACCGGAGGGAAGACGTGAGGTTGAGCAGAATCTGACCGAGGAGTCAGATGCAGAAAACCAAATGGAGAACAAAGAGGAGCCTGAAGAAGCAGCTGACAACAGGGTTGCTGCTCACACAGCCCAAGCAAAAACCAAAACCACGCCCAAGGCCAAACCTATGAGAGTCAGTGAGAATCGTACCCAGGACCAACACAGTGGAGACGATGAGGCACCTAAATCTCAGCCGGCAGGAAATCCGCCTTCACATACTGCTATCAAggggagtttaaaaaaaaaaact GACCATGAGGCCTCAGCAGGACACGGGACCTCCCCTGTGTCTGTGACACATGTTGAAACTCTGGGAGTTCCAGTTCAGGAGTCGTGCCCAGTGCCTGAGGAGTAG
- the clcc1 gene encoding chloride channel CLIC-like protein 1 isoform X2, translating to MLLALLVCSLVLVSAVGQQANDDWVDPYDMLHYDSTTKSMRKPTEPAHYDNVVTKRREYTEDPSQDELVTFKRQVVDLQKKIEEQKKKISLLSGQPTCNPVFKRFLTRLLKEMQKVGLPTDSSDAFYDAKVGVSQQAITEIQTLLDGDGSFTTGTLDTAVSQILVDLKRHDYEAWKWRFEDSFGVELDTLLKIGLCVMVMMAIICTQLWSTVSWFVQFTRLFAVCFAISIVWNWFYLYKIAFAERQNNLAKMDSVNEKCTGMKKIYWSDSLKEWYRSTWTLQDDPCKSYYEHLIVDPILLVPPTKAISMTITTFITEPMKHIGQGISEFLRALLKDLPVTLQIPVLVTIVLIMVVFVYVCVNAAFLHGITAPLHRRGPPPPGLQQPQQQPQAQIQGVADLEPLTGRDAHQQGPRQQADNGRAHRNPVRQRHPNRPIEKKARVVVETLQSAARSEDETDNEQPEGRREVEQNLTEESDAENQMENKEEPEEAADNRVAAHTAQAKTKTTPKAKPMRVSENRTQDQHSGDDEAPKSQPAGNPPSHTAIKGSLKKKTYICNK from the exons CCAGCTCACTATGATAACGTGGTTACCAAGAGGAGGGAATACACAGAGGACCCCAGCCAGGACGAGCTGGTCACGTTCAAAAGACAAGTAGTGGATCTACAGAAGAAG ATTGaagaacaaaagaagaagatcTCACTCCTCTCAGGTCAGCCGACATGCAATCCAGTGTTCAAGAGATTCCTGACCAGGCTCCTGAAGGAAATGCAAAAAGTTGGTTTG CCCACTGACTCCTCAGACGCTTTCTATGATGCCAAAGTTGGAGTTTCTCAACAAGCCATCACCGAGATTCAGACACTTCTGGATGGTGACGGGAGCTTTACAACTGGTACTCTAGACACTGCCGTCAGTCAGATACTAGTGGATCTTAAACGACATGACTATGAGGCCTGGAAGTGGCGTTTTGAGGACAGTTTTGGCGTGGAGCTGGACACACTATTAAAG ATCGGGCTGTGTGTTATGGTCATGATGGCCATCATCTGCACGCAGCTGTGGTCGACCGTGTCCTGGTTCGTGCAGTTCACTCGACTCTTTGCTGTCTGCTTCGCTATCAGTATTGTCTGGAACTGGTTTTACCTGTATAAG ATCGCCTTTGCTGAGCGACAAAACAACCTGGCGAAGATGGACAGTGTAAATGAAAAGTGCACCGGCATGAAGAAAATTTACTGGAGCGACAGTTTAAAAG AGTGGTACAGAAGCACCTGGACTCTTCAGGATGACCCCTGTAAGAGTTACTATGAACATCTCATTGTTGACCCCATTCTGCTGGTACCTCCAACCAAG GCCATCTCCATGACCATCACAACTTTCATCACAGAGCCAATGAAGCACATTGGCCAGGGGATCAGTGAGTTTCTTCGGGCCCTCCTCAAAGATCTACCTGTTACCCTGCAGATCCCTGTTCTCGTCACAATTGTTCTCATCATGGTG GTatttgtgtatgtctgtgtgaacGCAGCCTTCCTGCATGGCATCACTGCACCTCTACACCGACGGggtccacctcctcctgggctccaacaaccacaacagcAGCCTCAGGCTCAAATCCAGGGGGTCGCGGACCTTGAACCCTTAACAGGCAGGGATGCACACCAGCAAGGTCCAAGGCAGCAAGCCGACAATGGCAGGGCACACAGGAATCCGGTTCGTCAGCGGCATCCCAACAGACCCATTGAGAAGAAGGCTCGGGTGGTTGTGGAGACACTGCAATCAGCTGCCCGTAGTGAGGATGAGACAGACAATGAGCAACCGGAGGGAAGACGTGAGGTTGAGCAGAATCTGACCGAGGAGTCAGATGCAGAAAACCAAATGGAGAACAAAGAGGAGCCTGAAGAAGCAGCTGACAACAGGGTTGCTGCTCACACAGCCCAAGCAAAAACCAAAACCACGCCCAAGGCCAAACCTATGAGAGTCAGTGAGAATCGTACCCAGGACCAACACAGTGGAGACGATGAGGCACCTAAATCTCAGCCGGCAGGAAATCCGCCTTCACATACTGCTATCAAggggagtttaaaaaaaaaaact TATATATGTAACAAGTAA